A stretch of the uncultured Desulfobacter sp. genome encodes the following:
- a CDS encoding conjugal transfer protein TraB, which produces MKSVDEHILRATKEIIVKFIEMGRLSPSNVHESFKDVYKTVNDTVKKNLDQPQDASSGSPKS; this is translated from the coding sequence ATGAAATCCGTTGACGAACATATACTCAGAGCTACCAAGGAAATTATAGTCAAGTTCATTGAGATGGGCCGGCTGTCGCCTTCCAACGTCCATGAATCTTTTAAGGATGTTTACAAAACCGTCAATGACACCGTGAAAAAGAATCTGGATCAGCCCCAAGATGCCTCATCCGGCTCCCCGAAATCCTGA
- a CDS encoding iron transporter: MPHPAPRNPECAIPKQLSAAVNAGLKKGWSGLIWLIKILVPVSFATALMVHYQLLHHLDFFLQPMMNMIHLPASAAVVLVIGIFTGIYGTVAALSVMPFSMNHMILIAVFTLISHNLIQESLVQANSGLRFSTAALFRLGVSFVVTMICGWIMGVNPGSVGPDVLPASHAVSGSLSVMLIEWATGTWWLCLKIFCIIMPLMVVMELARRFHLIEAVTRIAAPVLRILGLDKSYALLWMTAAVFGLAYGAAVIVDETKNRTHDPKALTRLHLSIGVNHAMIEDPSLFLPLGLPALWLWVPRLVAAMVAVWLHMGFSWARRFYAARAGHKKLCDY; this comes from the coding sequence ATGCCTCATCCGGCTCCCCGAAATCCTGAATGCGCCATACCCAAGCAATTGTCGGCCGCAGTTAACGCCGGTTTGAAAAAAGGGTGGTCCGGCCTGATCTGGCTGATTAAGATTCTTGTACCTGTCTCCTTTGCAACGGCTTTAATGGTGCATTATCAGCTTTTGCATCACCTTGATTTTTTTTTACAACCCATGATGAACATGATACATCTGCCGGCCTCTGCGGCTGTTGTTTTGGTTATCGGCATTTTTACAGGTATTTATGGCACTGTGGCAGCGCTGTCTGTTATGCCTTTTTCCATGAATCACATGATTCTGATCGCCGTGTTTACCTTGATATCCCATAATCTGATCCAGGAAAGTCTGGTCCAGGCCAATTCAGGCTTGCGGTTTTCAACGGCGGCTCTATTCCGTCTGGGGGTCTCCTTTGTTGTCACCATGATCTGCGGATGGATCATGGGGGTAAACCCCGGCAGTGTCGGGCCGGATGTTCTTCCTGCTTCCCACGCAGTATCCGGCTCGCTGTCCGTCATGCTGATTGAATGGGCCACAGGCACATGGTGGTTGTGCCTGAAAATTTTCTGTATTATCATGCCCTTGATGGTGGTCATGGAACTGGCAAGGCGCTTTCATCTTATTGAAGCTGTCACACGGATTGCAGCCCCTGTTTTGAGGATTTTGGGGTTGGATAAATCTTATGCACTGCTCTGGATGACTGCGGCGGTTTTTGGCTTGGCTTACGGGGCGGCTGTTATCGTTGATGAGACTAAAAATAGGACCCATGACCCCAAGGCCCTGACCCGGCTTCATCTGTCCATCGGGGTTAATCATGCCATGATTGAGGATCCCTCTTTATTTCTTCCTTTGGGTCTGCCTGCATTATGGCTGTGGGTGCCCCGGCTTGTGGCGGCTATGGTCGCAGTCTGGCTGCACATGGGTTTTTCTTGGGCAAGGAGATTTTATGCTGCACGCGCTGGCCATAAAAAACTTTGCGATTATTGA
- the recN gene encoding DNA repair protein RecN — MLHALAIKNFAIIEDLRIEFGPGLSVLTGETGAGKSIIIQAVNLLLGSRASADLVRTGKDHAELEAVFDIASDSPAARLMADQEMNIEDGLIIRRVVSAEGKSKIYVNARQTTLDFLKQVTENIAGVSSQHAHQGLLKEDQHLDILDEFAQTLDLRNDVAGLYRQIVPLKKEIAALKAGKEKAEQEMALLQFQVDEIEAADIQSGEDEELLQKRDQLQNAAQIFETVNSAVHNLYDREGSVLDQISGMSARFGRFCDNDEKLGTLARRMDEISYELQDLVSEFRSFAAGIDLDPQSLDQVDQRLDQIAKLKRKYGGSLDAVFEQHRNMALNLADIQGIGGRIEQLEQEQKGLVAQIRQKAKALSMRRQKEGLALARLAKVQLGALEMGRASFEVEFSTDPGVEPDALVTEDNEKISATGMDRVRFLLSPNPGEKPKPLAKIASGGELSRIVLALKAVLCRDQAFETLIFDEVDAGIGGATSDKVGLKLKELGQVQQVICITHLAQIARYGNHQFRITKQVSGGRTATRITPLTCQEDRVKELARMIGGSRITDATLAHAKELLDTADAP; from the coding sequence ATGCTGCACGCGCTGGCCATAAAAAACTTTGCGATTATTGAGGATTTGCGTATTGAATTCGGTCCCGGGCTTTCCGTGCTGACAGGGGAGACAGGGGCGGGAAAATCAATTATCATCCAGGCTGTAAACTTACTTTTGGGTTCACGGGCCTCAGCGGATCTGGTGCGCACCGGAAAGGACCATGCCGAACTGGAAGCGGTGTTTGATATTGCTTCTGATTCCCCAGCTGCCCGACTCATGGCAGACCAAGAGATGAATATTGAAGACGGTCTGATCATCAGGCGTGTGGTATCAGCTGAAGGCAAGAGTAAAATTTACGTCAATGCCCGCCAGACCACTCTGGATTTTTTAAAACAGGTTACGGAGAACATCGCCGGTGTCTCCAGCCAGCATGCCCACCAGGGGCTGCTCAAAGAAGATCAGCATCTGGATATTCTGGACGAATTTGCTCAGACCCTTGATCTGAGAAACGATGTGGCCGGATTGTATCGGCAGATTGTACCGTTGAAAAAAGAAATTGCTGCTTTAAAGGCCGGAAAGGAAAAGGCTGAACAGGAAATGGCGCTGCTTCAATTTCAGGTGGATGAGATTGAGGCTGCCGATATCCAGTCCGGTGAGGATGAGGAACTGCTTCAAAAGCGAGACCAACTGCAAAATGCCGCACAAATTTTTGAAACAGTAAACAGTGCGGTGCACAATTTATATGACCGGGAAGGTTCTGTTTTAGATCAGATTTCAGGCATGTCAGCCCGATTTGGCCGGTTCTGCGACAACGATGAAAAATTGGGCACTCTGGCCCGGCGTATGGATGAAATATCCTATGAACTCCAGGATTTGGTGTCAGAGTTCAGATCCTTTGCCGCGGGTATCGATCTTGACCCCCAGTCCCTGGACCAGGTGGATCAGCGTCTGGATCAAATCGCAAAACTTAAGCGCAAATATGGGGGTAGCCTTGACGCTGTCTTTGAGCAACACCGGAACATGGCCCTAAACCTGGCAGATATCCAGGGGATTGGGGGGCGCATCGAACAGCTGGAGCAGGAACAAAAGGGATTGGTGGCTCAGATTCGACAAAAGGCAAAGGCCTTGTCTATGCGGCGCCAGAAAGAAGGACTGGCCCTGGCCAGGCTGGCAAAGGTTCAGCTGGGGGCGCTTGAGATGGGCCGGGCCAGTTTTGAGGTAGAATTCTCTACGGATCCAGGCGTTGAACCTGATGCGCTTGTGACGGAGGATAATGAAAAAATATCCGCCACAGGCATGGACCGGGTGCGGTTTTTGCTCTCTCCAAACCCCGGGGAAAAGCCAAAGCCTTTGGCAAAAATAGCCTCGGGCGGAGAGCTGTCCCGTATTGTCCTGGCCCTTAAAGCCGTACTCTGCCGTGACCAGGCTTTTGAAACCCTTATTTTTGATGAGGTGGATGCCGGAATTGGTGGTGCGACGTCGGACAAGGTGGGGCTTAAACTTAAGGAACTGGGTCAGGTTCAGCAGGTGATCTGCATTACCCATCTGGCCCAGATTGCCAGGTACGGTAACCACCAGTTCAGGATAACCAAACAGGTGTCAGGCGGCAGAACAGCCACCCGCATCACCCCTTTGACCTGTCAGGAAGATCGGGTAAAGGAACTGGCCCGGATGATTGGCGGCAGCCGGATCACCGATGCCACCCTTGCCCATGCCAAAGAACTGCTTGATACGGCAGATGCGCCTTGA
- a CDS encoding zinc ribbon domain-containing protein, translating to MPIYEFKCSKCEEFFEVIVMGGQDDKEVTCPKCSSKEFQRVVSATNYAMGSSGNASQGVHTQERTCSSGTCKTYTVPGA from the coding sequence ATGCCAATATATGAGTTTAAATGCAGCAAATGCGAAGAATTTTTTGAAGTGATTGTTATGGGAGGACAGGATGATAAGGAAGTCACCTGCCCCAAATGCAGCTCCAAGGAGTTCCAGCGGGTGGTATCGGCCACCAACTATGCCATGGGTTCATCAGGAAACGCCAGTCAGGGTGTACATACCCAGGAACGTACCTGTTCAAGCGGAACATGTAAGACCTATACGGTTCCAGGGGCGTAA